Genomic segment of Chrysiogenia bacterium:
AGCGAAGCGGCCGCGGCGCGGCGGACCTCCACGTTCTTGTCGCGTAGCGCCACCATGAGAAGCGGCACCACCTGCGCGGCATCGGCCTCGCGCTCGCCGAGGAAATACGCGGCGCGGGCGCGGATCGAGGGATCGGCATTGTCGATGAGGAAGGCGATGTCGGAAGTGCTCATCGCCGCGGCATTCTCGAAGGGGTCGTAGTTGCCGCTTGGCGAATCGCTGCGCGCGCCGCAGCCGGCCAGCAGCGAGCACGCAAGCATCACGCACAACAACGGACGCACGCCGCCCGCCGCGATTCTCCTCCAACTCAGCGCCAC
This window contains:
- a CDS encoding HEAT repeat domain-containing protein; this encodes MRPLLCVMLACSLLAGCGARSDSPSGNYDPFENAAAMSTSDIAFLIDNADPSIRARAAYFLGEREADAAQVVPLLMVALRDKNVEVRRAAAASL